From the Psychrobacillus sp. FSL K6-4046 genome, one window contains:
- a CDS encoding DUF2194 domain-containing protein has protein sequence MKLTGNFSKKIYIILILVLLFGLLLQFAHSKFVLQFQQNQSLIEEKKEIMKNGFGEQQPITSGDAYCVFYDKADAYSNRLKANAIQSLEYMKMKTLEVNVEERLEELSNCKVVILATDKIGHLGDIENVEQYVHQGGYILFMSVLEPDDHYQILYRKVGVTSFHDYINTKGIKLTSNVLIGEKDLIIDDEFITNTSLSIALADEAELLAKSYQDIPLLWKSNYGEGAFMSFNGTLLQEKINRGFFVGALSLLEPNFIYPIFNLKVFFIDDFPAPIVRGTTQVIYDEYKKDIPSFYQEIWWPDMLKTARDYDLKYTGAIIETYNDRVEPPFDNIDDKDTHYLISYGRELIDSGGELGFHGYNHQSLVMDKEVSKVYGYKEWKKKSDMFKSIQELVTYTKNAFPQYTVTSYVPPSNTLSVEGREALKLAWKDLTVISSLYPQDGEGVAYVQEFEVADDGIIEMPRATSGYYEKVYDRWAEANTMTGVGVFSHFVHPDDVISEDRSNNMGWEQNYELFNEYMSRVQHTYPWVRALPATEAALDMAKSIYSHVTWSHSEYAIEGHVTNYRSESFYVFRTTSNIKGLTNCTVLTIDENTYLVTAKAANFKIELEEA, from the coding sequence ATGAAGCTAACAGGGAACTTCTCTAAAAAAATATATATCATTTTAATACTAGTCTTATTATTTGGTTTACTCCTTCAATTCGCCCATTCCAAGTTTGTCTTACAATTTCAACAAAATCAAAGCTTGATAGAGGAAAAGAAAGAGATTATGAAAAACGGCTTTGGTGAACAACAGCCTATTACAAGTGGGGACGCTTATTGTGTTTTCTATGATAAGGCCGATGCCTACAGTAATAGATTAAAAGCTAATGCGATACAATCTTTGGAATATATGAAAATGAAGACTTTAGAAGTAAATGTGGAGGAAAGATTGGAAGAGTTAAGCAATTGTAAAGTGGTGATTCTCGCGACAGACAAAATAGGACATTTAGGAGATATAGAAAATGTGGAGCAGTATGTTCATCAAGGTGGATATATTCTTTTCATGTCGGTCCTAGAGCCTGATGATCATTATCAAATTTTGTACCGTAAAGTTGGAGTCACTTCTTTTCACGATTATATAAACACGAAGGGAATAAAACTAACTTCTAACGTGTTGATAGGAGAGAAAGATCTCATAATCGATGATGAATTTATTACTAATACATCCTTAAGTATAGCGCTAGCTGATGAGGCAGAATTATTAGCGAAAAGTTATCAGGACATTCCACTGTTATGGAAATCGAATTATGGGGAAGGGGCATTTATGAGTTTCAATGGAACCTTACTCCAGGAGAAGATAAACCGCGGCTTTTTTGTAGGTGCATTAAGCTTGCTAGAGCCCAATTTCATCTATCCAATTTTTAATCTAAAAGTATTTTTCATCGATGACTTCCCTGCACCAATTGTTAGAGGTACTACGCAGGTTATTTATGACGAATATAAGAAGGATATCCCATCTTTTTATCAGGAAATTTGGTGGCCAGATATGTTGAAAACTGCTAGAGACTACGATTTAAAATATACCGGAGCCATCATTGAAACATATAACGATAGAGTAGAGCCTCCCTTCGATAATATAGACGACAAGGATACTCATTACTTAATATCTTATGGACGTGAGTTAATAGATAGCGGAGGGGAATTAGGATTCCACGGCTATAATCATCAATCGTTAGTAATGGATAAAGAGGTTTCTAAAGTTTACGGCTATAAGGAATGGAAAAAGAAATCTGACATGTTCAAATCCATTCAAGAGCTTGTTACCTATACTAAAAATGCTTTTCCTCAGTACACAGTTACCTCCTATGTTCCTCCATCCAACACGCTGTCAGTGGAGGGGAGAGAAGCCTTGAAGCTAGCATGGAAGGATTTAACGGTTATCTCTTCCTTATACCCTCAGGATGGAGAGGGAGTGGCCTATGTCCAGGAATTCGAAGTAGCGGATGATGGGATTATCGAGATGCCACGAGCAACCTCTGGCTATTATGAGAAGGTTTATGATCGTTGGGCAGAGGCGAATACAATGACTGGAGTCGGTGTATTTTCTCACTTTGTTCATCCAGATGACGTTATTAGTGAAGACCGAAGCAACAACATGGGATGGGAACAAAATTATGAGCTTTTTAATGAGTATATGAGTCGGGTTCAGCATACGTATCCATGGGTTCGGGCTTTGCCTGCAACTGAGGCTGCTTTGGATATGGCGAAGAGTATCTACTCCCATGTTACTTGGAGTCATAGTGAATATGCGATAGAGGGTCACGTGACCAATTATCGTTCAGAATCCTTTTATGTATTTAGGACGACAAGTAACATAAAGGGCTTAACCAACTGTACTGTTTTAACTATCGATGAAAACACCTATTTAGTTACTGCCAAAGCTGCTAATTTCAAAATAGAACTGGAGGAAGCTTGA